A part of Timaviella obliquedivisa GSE-PSE-MK23-08B genomic DNA contains:
- a CDS encoding nitrate ABC transporter ATP-binding protein (This model describes the ATP binding subunits of ATP-binding cassette (ABC) transporters for nitrate transport, or for bicarbonate transport, in bacteria and archaea.): protein MQSLINTATQPNQILANLPQESFLEIDAVAKIYPTKTGGYTVLENVSLNVRKGEFICLIGHSGCGKSTLLNMVSGFSKPTHGEVRLKGQPIIQPGPDRMVVFQGYALLPWLTVFENVYLAVNRVYTQKSTAEKTKIVKEHLAMVGLTEAADKKPPQISGGMKQRVAIARALSIRPEVLILDEPFGALDAITKEELQEELLKIWNDHRCTVLMITHDIDEALFLADRLVMMTNGPAATIGEVMEIPFRRPRDRARIMEMPEYYKLRNHALDFLYNRFAHDDVE, encoded by the coding sequence ATGCAATCATTAATCAACACAGCAACTCAACCCAATCAGATACTCGCCAATCTTCCACAGGAATCTTTTCTAGAGATAGATGCCGTTGCCAAAATTTACCCAACTAAGACTGGAGGCTATACCGTTCTTGAGAACGTTAGCCTGAACGTTCGGAAAGGAGAATTTATTTGTTTAATCGGGCATTCAGGCTGTGGTAAAAGTACGCTGCTGAACATGGTCAGTGGATTTTCTAAACCGACCCATGGCGAAGTTCGACTTAAGGGGCAGCCTATTATTCAACCAGGACCCGATCGCATGGTGGTGTTTCAAGGCTATGCCCTCCTACCGTGGCTAACGGTCTTTGAGAATGTTTACTTGGCAGTGAACCGGGTGTATACCCAAAAATCTACTGCCGAGAAAACCAAGATTGTCAAAGAACATTTGGCAATGGTGGGCTTAACTGAAGCTGCCGACAAAAAGCCGCCTCAAATTTCGGGCGGCATGAAACAACGGGTGGCGATCGCCCGTGCCCTTTCCATTCGTCCTGAAGTGCTGATTTTAGACGAACCTTTTGGCGCTTTAGACGCTATCACAAAAGAAGAACTGCAAGAGGAACTACTAAAAATTTGGAACGATCATCGCTGCACCGTGCTGATGATTACCCACGACATCGACGAAGCCCTCTTTCTTGCCGATCGCCTGGTCATGATGACCAATGGCCCGGCGGCAACCATTGGCGAAGTCATGGAGATTCCCTTTCGTCGTCCGCGCGATCGGGCTCGGATTATGGAAATGCCGGAATACTACAAGCTGCGAAATCACGCGCTCGACTTCCTCTACAATCGCTTTGCTCACGACGATGTAGAGTAG
- the glgX gene encoding glycogen debranching protein GlgX: MYSIWSGTPYSLGAVWDGQGTNFALFSENATGVDLCLFDAENRETRLPLTEVTNFVWHGYVPGISPGQRYGFRVDGPNAPEEGHRFNVNKLLIDPYAKAIDGEINFGREIFGYCWGNEEEDLSYSTLDSAHLIPKGVVIDESFDWQGDKLLQTPWHKTVIYEAHVRGLTKLHPEVPPHLQGTYAGLTHPAVIQHLHSLGITAIELMPIHQFLAHPGHLEGKGLRNYWGYDSINYFAPYSGYSAGNVNGEQVVEFKEMVKTFHREGIEVILDVVYNHTGEGNHMGPTLSLRGIDNASYYRLVEDEPQYYMDFTGCGNSLNVRHPQVLKLIMDSLRYWVLEMHVDGFRFDLASALARELYAVDRLAAFFDIIHQDPVLANVKLIAEPWDVGEGGYQVGEFPLLWSEWNGKYRDTVRDFWRGENRTLAEFAYRFTGSSDLYQTNGRRPHASINFVTAHDGFTLRDLVSYNEKHNQANGENGRDGDSHNRSWNCGVEGETDKLEILQLRQQQQRNFLVTLMLSQGVPMLLAGDEMGRSQGGNNNPYCQDNEISWVNWDLQDHALLEFSQKLINFRLQHPIFRRRKWFQGRAIHGSDVRDIAWFNPNGGEMTDKQWNDGLAKAIAIFLNGQEIPTPGSKGERVVDDDFLIVFNAHYEAIEFTLPKMLQQWEWSTIVDTTKPEFVGQGYRYKEGESLVMTKRMSLVLQKVEFSG, encoded by the coding sequence ATGTACTCAATTTGGTCTGGTACGCCTTATTCCTTAGGCGCAGTCTGGGACGGTCAAGGCACAAACTTTGCCCTCTTCTCAGAAAACGCAACGGGCGTAGATCTGTGCCTCTTTGATGCAGAAAATCGTGAAACCCGTTTGCCCCTCACCGAAGTTACTAACTTTGTTTGGCATGGCTATGTACCGGGCATTTCTCCAGGACAGCGCTACGGTTTCCGGGTAGACGGCCCTAATGCGCCTGAAGAAGGGCATCGCTTCAACGTAAATAAACTTTTGATTGATCCTTACGCTAAGGCGATCGATGGCGAGATTAACTTTGGGAGAGAAATTTTTGGCTATTGCTGGGGCAATGAAGAAGAAGATCTGTCTTACTCTACTTTAGACAGCGCCCATCTGATCCCTAAAGGTGTCGTGATTGATGAATCTTTTGATTGGCAGGGCGACAAGCTGCTCCAAACTCCCTGGCACAAAACTGTGATTTACGAAGCCCATGTGCGAGGACTCACCAAACTCCATCCAGAAGTTCCGCCCCATCTCCAGGGCACCTACGCCGGACTCACCCACCCCGCCGTGATTCAACATCTACATTCGTTAGGCATTACGGCGATCGAGCTAATGCCCATTCACCAGTTTTTAGCTCATCCCGGACACTTAGAAGGGAAAGGGTTGAGGAACTACTGGGGATACGATTCCATTAACTACTTTGCACCCTATTCTGGGTACAGCGCAGGGAACGTGAATGGAGAACAGGTTGTAGAGTTTAAGGAAATGGTAAAGACCTTCCATCGCGAAGGCATTGAGGTGATTTTAGATGTGGTTTATAACCACACAGGGGAAGGCAATCACATGGGCCCCACCTTGTCTTTGCGCGGTATTGATAACGCTTCTTACTATCGCTTAGTCGAAGATGAACCTCAGTATTACATGGACTTTACAGGCTGCGGTAATTCGCTGAATGTTCGTCATCCCCAAGTGCTAAAGCTGATTATGGACAGCTTGCGCTATTGGGTTTTAGAAATGCACGTTGATGGCTTCCGGTTCGATCTAGCCTCGGCATTGGCGCGGGAGCTTTACGCGGTCGATCGCCTTGCTGCATTTTTCGACATTATCCATCAAGATCCAGTCCTCGCTAACGTCAAACTCATTGCCGAACCCTGGGATGTGGGTGAAGGAGGATACCAAGTGGGTGAATTTCCGCTGCTGTGGTCAGAATGGAATGGCAAATACAGAGATACGGTGCGCGACTTTTGGCGAGGTGAAAACCGCACTTTGGCAGAGTTTGCCTATCGATTTACAGGCAGTTCTGACTTGTATCAAACCAATGGTAGACGACCCCATGCCAGCATTAACTTTGTTACCGCTCATGACGGATTTACGCTGCGTGACTTAGTAAGTTACAACGAAAAACACAACCAAGCGAACGGCGAGAATGGCCGAGATGGAGACAGCCATAACCGATCTTGGAACTGCGGTGTAGAAGGCGAAACAGACAAACTTGAGATTCTGCAATTACGGCAGCAGCAACAGCGAAATTTCTTAGTGACACTTATGCTGTCTCAGGGTGTGCCTATGTTGTTAGCGGGTGATGAAATGGGGCGATCGCAAGGAGGCAACAACAACCCTTACTGCCAAGACAATGAAATTTCTTGGGTTAATTGGGATTTGCAAGATCATGCTCTGCTAGAATTTTCCCAAAAACTGATTAACTTTCGGCTTCAGCATCCTATTTTTCGGCGGCGCAAGTGGTTCCAAGGTCGAGCCATTCACGGTTCGGATGTGAGAGATATTGCTTGGTTTAACCCCAATGGCGGCGAAATGACCGATAAGCAATGGAATGATGGGTTAGCCAAGGCGATCGCCATTTTTCTTAATGGACAAGAAATTCCGACTCCGGGTTCTAAGGGCGAACGGGTTGTGGACGATGATTTTTTAATTGTTTTTAATGCACACTATGAGGCGATCGAGTTTACGCTGCCTAAGATGCTGCAACAATGGGAATGGAGCACGATTGTAGATACTACCAAACCAGAGTTTGTCGGACAGGGCTATCGATATAAAGAAGGTGAATCTTTAGTCATGACAAAGCGGATGAGTTTGGTGTTGCAAAAGGTTGAGTTTAGCGGATAG
- the nagA gene encoding N-acetylglucosamine-6-phosphate deacetylase, whose amino-acid sequence MKESTGLAKIGVPVDLINGRVYGSSGLQRISVDRTGIVQQVVPMDTMMDTMMRSVADLSKPTAQQSLQVWDLAGDWVSMGGIDLQINGALGLAFPDLTEKDQEKLQEICEFLWNQGVDGFLPTLVTTAVENVGRSLSTITHFMTQQKTGAKILGVHLEGPFLNPQKRGAHPTEYLLPLTIAEVKRVLGNHATTVKMMTLAPELDQTGEVIPYLTSLGISVSLGHSQATAAQAQQAFEQGATLVTHAFNAMPGLHHRQPGLLGAAIAHPQVMCGLIADGEHVAPLMLDILLRASRGNGIFLVSDALSPLGLPNGIYPWDSRQIEVQQGTARLADGTLAGTTLPLLVGVQNLARWSIVGVGEAIALATAAPRLAIGLPSSLVGQPANLLHWSCSEFNDLTWQRL is encoded by the coding sequence ATGAAAGAGAGCACTGGATTAGCAAAAATTGGGGTTCCGGTTGATCTTATCAACGGGCGGGTCTATGGTAGCAGCGGACTACAACGAATTTCGGTCGATCGGACTGGAATAGTGCAACAGGTTGTTCCGATGGATACGATGATGGATACGATGATGCGTTCCGTTGCAGATCTCTCAAAACCTACGGCTCAGCAATCTTTACAAGTTTGGGATTTGGCGGGAGATTGGGTTTCAATGGGCGGGATTGATTTGCAGATTAATGGTGCCTTGGGGTTGGCGTTTCCTGATTTGACAGAGAAAGATCAAGAGAAACTGCAAGAGATTTGTGAGTTTTTGTGGAATCAGGGAGTCGATGGATTTTTGCCGACGCTGGTCACGACTGCGGTAGAAAATGTGGGGCGATCGCTCTCAACAATTACCCATTTCATGACGCAGCAAAAAACGGGCGCAAAAATTTTGGGCGTTCATTTGGAGGGTCCGTTTCTCAATCCTCAAAAGCGAGGTGCGCACCCAACAGAGTATCTTTTGCCCTTAACGATCGCTGAAGTAAAGCGAGTTTTGGGCAATCATGCCACAACGGTCAAAATGATGACGCTTGCTCCTGAATTGGATCAGACAGGCGAAGTGATCCCTTATCTCACCTCATTAGGAATAAGTGTGAGTTTAGGGCATTCTCAAGCGACTGCGGCTCAGGCACAACAGGCATTTGAGCAAGGTGCAACTCTGGTGACTCATGCCTTCAATGCGATGCCAGGGCTGCATCATCGGCAGCCAGGATTGCTGGGCGCGGCGATCGCCCATCCTCAAGTGATGTGTGGGTTGATTGCCGATGGAGAGCATGTTGCACCACTAATGCTAGATATTTTATTAAGAGCCAGTCGGGGCAACGGTATTTTTTTAGTCAGTGATGCCTTATCGCCGTTGGGTCTACCCAATGGAATTTATCCGTGGGATAGTCGGCAAATTGAGGTGCAGCAAGGAACAGCGCGCTTAGCAGATGGAACGTTGGCGGGAACAACCTTGCCCTTGTTAGTAGGAGTCCAGAACTTAGCGCGGTGGAGCATTGTAGGCGTGGGAGAAGCGATCGCCCTGGCAACTGCTGCGCCTCGGCTGGCGATCGGGCTACCGTCCTCTCTGGTGGGGCAACCTGCAAATCTTTTACACTGGTCATGCTCTGAATTTAACGATCTAACGTGGCAACGCCTCTAA
- the bchM gene encoding magnesium protoporphyrin IX methyltransferase, which translates to MTATTDDKTIVKDYFNATGFDRWRRIYGDGDVNIVQRNIRKGHQLTVDTVLSWLQADGNLADLTVCDAGCGVGSLSIPLAEAGAKVYASDISEKMVEEGKERAIALDVCDRLSFAVSDLEALSGRYHTVVCLDVLIHYPQDEATRMVNHLSSLAESRLLLSFAPKTAAYSVLKKIGSFFPGASKATRAYLHREADIIKILDNAGWKIDRRALNKAPFYFSQLLEATR; encoded by the coding sequence ATGACTGCGACCACCGACGACAAAACAATTGTTAAAGACTATTTCAATGCCACTGGCTTCGATCGCTGGCGACGAATTTATGGCGATGGTGACGTTAACATCGTCCAACGAAACATTCGCAAAGGGCATCAACTCACGGTCGATACCGTTCTGAGTTGGCTGCAAGCGGATGGTAATTTGGCAGATTTAACCGTCTGTGATGCGGGCTGTGGAGTCGGGAGTCTCAGTATTCCTCTGGCTGAAGCAGGCGCAAAAGTTTATGCCAGTGATATTTCCGAAAAAATGGTAGAGGAAGGCAAAGAACGGGCGATCGCCCTAGATGTATGCGATCGACTCTCTTTTGCAGTCAGTGACCTGGAAGCCCTGAGCGGTCGCTACCACACTGTTGTCTGTCTCGACGTGCTGATCCACTATCCCCAAGACGAAGCAACTCGCATGGTCAACCATCTGAGCAGCCTAGCAGAATCGCGCCTCCTCCTCAGCTTTGCGCCTAAAACTGCCGCCTATAGCGTTCTCAAAAAAATTGGCAGCTTTTTTCCAGGGGCTAGCAAAGCCACAAGGGCTTACCTCCACCGAGAAGCTGATATTATCAAAATTTTAGACAATGCGGGCTGGAAAATCGATCGGCGAGCTTTGAACAAAGCGCCATTTTATTTTTCACAGCTATTAGAAGCAACTCGCTAA
- the ntrB gene encoding nitrate ABC transporter permease: MTVSQKRSSSNFFLSNSKFRERLDDVLTPLIAMIILLLIWQLFSSLPGANLPSPVRVVQETWILILYPFYDRGGTDKGLFWQIWNSLQRVAIGYSLAAVVGVTLGVLVGMNRRIAKGLDPIFQILRTVPPLAWVPIALAALQQNQPAALFVIFITSIWPILINTAVGVRQIPQDYNNVAQVLQLPRSEYFFKILLPAALPYIFTGLRIAIGLAWLAIIAAEIVMSGIVGIGFFIWNAYQNGQVSEIIVALVYIGLVGWALDSMMVKIQNLILPESQRQ, translated from the coding sequence ATGACTGTTTCACAAAAACGTTCTAGTTCCAATTTTTTTCTATCTAACTCAAAATTTAGAGAGCGGTTAGATGACGTTTTAACTCCGTTGATTGCAATGATCATATTGCTGTTAATTTGGCAGCTATTTTCATCGTTGCCTGGGGCTAATTTGCCCAGTCCTGTGCGAGTAGTTCAAGAGACTTGGATACTCATTCTCTATCCATTCTACGATCGCGGCGGCACTGATAAAGGTCTATTCTGGCAGATCTGGAATAGCTTGCAGCGGGTAGCGATCGGGTATTCATTGGCGGCAGTAGTGGGCGTTACTCTTGGCGTTCTCGTCGGCATGAATCGTCGCATTGCAAAAGGGCTTGATCCAATTTTCCAAATTTTGCGGACTGTTCCGCCCTTAGCGTGGGTGCCGATCGCGTTAGCTGCACTGCAACAAAACCAGCCAGCGGCATTGTTTGTCATTTTCATCACTTCAATTTGGCCTATTTTGATTAATACAGCAGTCGGTGTTCGCCAAATTCCGCAGGATTACAATAATGTGGCGCAGGTGTTGCAATTGCCTCGGTCAGAGTACTTTTTCAAGATTTTGCTCCCGGCTGCGCTGCCTTACATTTTCACTGGATTGAGGATTGCGATCGGGCTGGCATGGTTGGCAATTATTGCGGCAGAAATCGTTATGTCGGGCATTGTGGGCATTGGGTTCTTTATTTGGAATGCCTATCAGAATGGTCAGGTCAGCGAAATTATTGTGGCGCTGGTTTACATCGGCTTGGTGGGCTGGGCGCTTGACAGCATGATGGTGAAAATTCAGAACTTGATTTTGCCTGAAAGCCAGCGGCAATAG
- a CDS encoding DUF202 domain-containing protein, translated as MKNPKIDRQREHQANERTFLAWLRTSIALIGFGFAIARFGLFVQQLQATLMQQQVSIDPLFNSKNLGVTLVVFGVLVIALAAWQYNRVFWQIERSDYRPSRWLVAVMTAVVIAIGLLSLPLLLWRNDQVWRNERGQSPTPTPRSSPIR; from the coding sequence ATGAAAAATCCTAAGATCGATCGCCAACGAGAGCATCAAGCTAATGAGCGAACTTTTTTGGCATGGCTTCGCACCTCCATTGCTTTAATTGGCTTTGGGTTTGCGATCGCTCGTTTTGGTTTGTTTGTTCAGCAACTTCAAGCCACGCTCATGCAACAGCAAGTTTCAATTGATCCCCTCTTTAACTCTAAAAATTTGGGTGTGACGTTAGTCGTCTTTGGTGTTTTAGTAATTGCTTTAGCCGCGTGGCAGTATAACCGCGTTTTCTGGCAAATTGAACGGAGTGACTATCGTCCTAGCCGATGGTTAGTGGCAGTCATGACGGCGGTTGTAATTGCCATAGGGTTGCTCAGTTTGCCTTTACTTTTATGGCGCAACGATCAGGTATGGCGCAACGAGCGGGGGCAATCGCCCACCCCTACGCCGCGTTCCTCGCCTATCCGCTAA
- the purE gene encoding 5-(carboxyamino)imidazole ribonucleotide mutase, with amino-acid sequence MSSPNTLSSPLIGIIMGSDSDLPTMQAAIAICELFEIAHEVAIVSAHRTPERMVEYAQQAHLRGLKVIIAGAGGAAHLPGMVAALTPLPVIGVPVASRHLQGIDSLYSIVQMPAGIPVATVAIGNAQNAGLLAIQILASSQPKLLEQVLQYRQSLKDAVIKKQTQLDEVGYRGYLEGMG; translated from the coding sequence ATGTCTTCTCCTAATACCCTGTCTTCTCCTCTCATTGGCATTATTATGGGCAGCGATTCTGACCTGCCGACGATGCAAGCCGCGATCGCCATTTGTGAATTGTTTGAGATTGCCCATGAAGTGGCGATCGTGTCTGCCCATCGCACCCCAGAACGCATGGTTGAGTATGCGCAACAAGCGCATCTTCGAGGACTCAAGGTGATCATTGCTGGAGCAGGCGGCGCAGCGCATTTGCCTGGAATGGTTGCGGCTTTAACACCACTACCTGTGATTGGAGTTCCGGTTGCCAGCCGTCATCTTCAAGGCATTGATTCGCTGTATTCCATTGTGCAAATGCCTGCTGGCATTCCCGTTGCAACAGTGGCGATCGGCAATGCCCAAAATGCAGGATTGTTGGCGATACAAATATTGGCTAGCTCTCAGCCTAAACTATTAGAGCAGGTGCTGCAATACCGCCAAAGCCTGAAGGATGCTGTCATAAAAAAACAGACTCAGCTAGATGAAGTCGGTTATCGGGGTTATTTGGAAGGGATGGGCTAG
- a CDS encoding ABC transporter substrate-binding protein, translating to MNQFSNFSRRRFLITATTSATASLFLKGCLGNPPDSITGITSSAAVAVVSAVKAGEEPEVKTASLGYIPIVEAAPLIIAKEKGFFAKYGMTEVEVSAQANWGAARDNVKIGSGGGGIDGGQWQMPMPYLISEGIITDNTKVPMYVLCQLNTQGNGIALANKHKGKGIGLKLQGKADFFSQLKSSGTRFKAAYTFPKANQELWIRYWLAAGGIDPDTEVELLTVPASQTVADMKRGAMDAFSTGDPWPYRIVSEGSGFMAALTAEMWKAHPEEYFGMRKDWVDKNPKATKALLKGIMEAQQWCDDFSNRQELAAILGQRKYFSVPEKVLLDPLMGKYDMGDRTIDDQSLAVLYWKDSKGSVSYPYKSHDLWFLTESVRWGFLPNDTLTNAKTLIDAVNREDIWKEAAKEAGIAAADIPTSSSRGVEEFFDGIKFDPENPQAYLDGLKIKKA from the coding sequence ATGAACCAGTTTTCAAACTTTTCTCGACGGCGGTTTTTAATCACTGCAACGACTTCTGCAACAGCTTCCCTATTCCTTAAAGGCTGTCTTGGTAATCCTCCTGATAGCATTACTGGCATCACATCTTCTGCTGCTGTGGCTGTAGTGAGTGCGGTAAAAGCAGGCGAAGAGCCAGAAGTTAAGACGGCAAGCTTAGGCTATATTCCAATTGTGGAAGCGGCTCCGTTAATTATTGCCAAGGAGAAAGGTTTCTTTGCTAAGTACGGCATGACCGAGGTTGAAGTTTCTGCACAAGCCAATTGGGGTGCTGCCAGAGATAACGTCAAAATTGGCTCAGGTGGTGGTGGAATTGATGGCGGGCAGTGGCAAATGCCTATGCCTTATCTCATTTCAGAAGGCATTATTACCGACAATACGAAGGTGCCAATGTACGTGCTTTGTCAACTCAATACTCAGGGTAATGGCATTGCATTGGCAAACAAACACAAGGGTAAAGGCATTGGTTTAAAGCTTCAGGGGAAAGCAGATTTTTTTAGCCAACTTAAATCATCGGGAACACGGTTTAAGGCGGCTTACACTTTTCCTAAAGCAAACCAGGAGCTTTGGATTCGTTATTGGTTAGCCGCAGGGGGCATTGACCCCGACACAGAAGTGGAACTTTTAACCGTTCCGGCTTCTCAAACCGTGGCAGACATGAAGCGAGGCGCAATGGATGCTTTTAGCACAGGTGACCCCTGGCCTTACCGGATTGTGTCAGAGGGGTCAGGATTCATGGCAGCTTTGACGGCTGAAATGTGGAAAGCCCATCCTGAAGAATACTTTGGCATGAGGAAGGACTGGGTAGACAAAAACCCCAAGGCAACCAAGGCATTGCTGAAAGGCATTATGGAAGCGCAGCAGTGGTGCGATGATTTTAGTAATCGTCAGGAATTAGCCGCCATTTTGGGACAGCGGAAGTACTTTAGCGTACCGGAGAAGGTGTTATTAGATCCGCTGATGGGTAAGTACGACATGGGCGATCGCACCATTGATGATCAATCCCTTGCGGTTCTGTACTGGAAAGATTCTAAGGGCAGTGTTTCCTACCCCTACAAGAGCCATGATCTGTGGTTTTTAACTGAAAGCGTCCGCTGGGGATTTTTGCCCAACGATACGCTCACTAATGCAAAGACGCTAATTGATGCCGTTAACCGGGAAGACATTTGGAAAGAAGCGGCGAAAGAAGCAGGTATTGCTGCTGCCGATATTCCTACCAGTTCATCCCGTGGCGTTGAAGAGTTTTTTGATGGTATCAAGTTTGATCCTGAAAATCCCCAGGCGTATTTAGACGGTTTGAAGATCAAAAAAGCTTAA
- a CDS encoding nitrate ABC transporter ATP-binding protein (This model describes the ATP binding subunits of ATP-binding cassette (ABC) transporters for nitrate transport, or for bicarbonate transport, in bacteria and archaea.) has product MSPFVTVDNLEKTFPLPNGDRYIALKGIGLEIKQGEFISLIGHSGCGKSTLLNMIAGLDLPTEGIVMLEGSEILRPGPDRMVVFQNYSLLPWMSVRQNISLAVDNVLSYLSVEERKDIVEQHINMVGLHHAADKPPDQLSGGMKQRVAIARALAIRPKLLLLDEPFGALDALTRGNLQEQLMRICDENKVTGVMVTHDVDEAILLSDRVVMLTNGPESKIGQILEVDIPRPRRRMEVVNHPNYYSYRSEIIYFLNQQKQIKQLRARKQGVVARHGLEKVNLEVGFVPLIACAPLAIAKEKGFFTHHGLDEVNLVRESSWRGIQDGIAGGYLDAAQMPSGMPIWLTAGAMDGNPLPIVSSLTMTRNGNAITLDKKFYQQGIHTLSDLRRMLLETPSKRHTFGMVHPASMHNLLLRYWLAAGGINPEKDVSITTIPPAQMIANLQAGNIDGYCVGEPWNIRAAVEGIGYTIATDLEVWNGHPGKVLGVREDWARAYPNTHVALVKALLEACRYCADENNQEEIREILSRREYLSTEMEYIYLGNPDQYVCGLQSSPQEYAHHQFFGAGVNRPSRTEHLWLMTQMARWGEIPFPRNWVEVLERVCQVGVFSTAARELGMADLTSYTRRSIDLFDHANFSADDPIAYLNSLEIKHDIYMAEVAINTTKRTA; this is encoded by the coding sequence ATGTCACCTTTTGTCACTGTCGATAATCTCGAAAAAACCTTTCCTTTGCCCAATGGCGATCGCTATATTGCGCTTAAAGGCATTGGTCTAGAAATTAAGCAAGGAGAATTTATTTCCCTCATTGGTCACTCAGGTTGTGGCAAATCAACGTTACTGAATATGATTGCCGGGCTGGACTTGCCCACCGAAGGCATTGTCATGTTAGAAGGCTCAGAAATTCTGCGTCCTGGCCCCGATCGCATGGTGGTATTTCAAAACTATTCCCTGTTGCCCTGGATGAGCGTCCGGCAAAATATTTCCTTAGCCGTGGACAACGTTTTATCGTACCTGTCTGTGGAAGAGCGCAAGGACATTGTTGAACAGCATATTAATATGGTGGGGCTGCATCATGCGGCAGATAAGCCACCAGATCAGCTTTCGGGCGGCATGAAGCAACGGGTGGCGATCGCCCGTGCCCTGGCAATCCGCCCGAAGCTGCTGCTGCTAGATGAACCGTTTGGAGCGCTGGATGCTTTAACACGGGGTAACCTGCAAGAACAGTTAATGCGCATTTGTGACGAGAATAAAGTCACTGGCGTAATGGTAACCCACGATGTTGATGAGGCAATTCTGCTCTCCGATCGCGTGGTAATGTTGACCAACGGACCTGAGTCAAAAATTGGTCAAATTTTAGAAGTCGATATTCCTCGTCCGCGTCGTCGAATGGAGGTAGTGAATCATCCCAATTACTACAGCTACCGCAGCGAGATCATTTATTTCCTCAACCAGCAGAAGCAGATTAAGCAACTGCGGGCGAGGAAGCAGGGCGTGGTCGCCCGTCATGGGTTGGAAAAGGTTAACCTGGAAGTTGGGTTTGTTCCTTTGATTGCTTGTGCGCCATTGGCGATCGCCAAGGAAAAAGGCTTTTTTACCCACCATGGTCTAGATGAAGTCAACCTGGTGCGGGAGTCGAGCTGGCGCGGCATTCAAGACGGTATTGCAGGCGGATATTTGGATGCAGCCCAAATGCCTTCGGGGATGCCAATTTGGCTAACGGCAGGCGCAATGGATGGCAATCCTTTACCGATCGTCAGTTCCCTCACCATGACGCGAAATGGCAACGCGATCACCCTGGATAAAAAATTCTATCAACAGGGAATTCATACCCTAAGCGATCTGCGCAGAATGTTATTGGAAACACCATCGAAGCGGCACACGTTTGGAATGGTACATCCCGCCTCAATGCATAATTTGTTGCTGCGCTACTGGCTAGCAGCAGGCGGCATTAATCCTGAAAAGGACGTTTCTATTACCACTATTCCTCCTGCTCAAATGATTGCTAATTTACAGGCAGGAAACATTGATGGTTACTGCGTCGGTGAACCCTGGAATATCCGGGCAGCCGTTGAAGGAATTGGCTATACGATCGCCACAGACCTAGAAGTATGGAACGGTCACCCTGGCAAAGTTTTGGGTGTACGCGAAGACTGGGCGCGGGCTTATCCCAACACCCACGTGGCTCTGGTCAAAGCGCTGTTAGAAGCCTGTCGCTACTGTGCAGATGAAAATAATCAGGAGGAGATCCGAGAGATTCTTTCTCGCCGCGAATACCTCAGCACAGAGATGGAATACATCTACTTGGGTAATCCGGATCAATACGTCTGTGGACTCCAATCTTCTCCCCAAGAATATGCTCACCACCAATTCTTTGGCGCAGGGGTGAATCGTCCTAGCCGGACAGAGCATCTTTGGCTGATGACACAAATGGCACGTTGGGGAGAAATTCCGTTCCCCCGCAACTGGGTAGAAGTTTTAGAACGGGTGTGTCAAGTTGGGGTATTTAGCACGGCAGCCAGAGAGCTAGGAATGGCAGATTTAACGAGCTATACTCGGCGATCGATTGATCTGTTTGATCATGCTAACTTTAGCGCCGATGACCCGATCGCCTACCTCAATAGCCTGGAGATTAAGCACGACATCTACATGGCAGAAGTGGCAATTAATACCACCAAACGCACTGCCTAA